The following proteins are co-located in the Camelina sativa cultivar DH55 chromosome 12, Cs, whole genome shotgun sequence genome:
- the LOC104731087 gene encoding probable WRKY transcription factor 53: protein MEGKDMLSWEQKTLLSELILGLDAAKKLQSRLGEAPATAETDEILVKQIVSTYERSLLLLNWSSSPTTVQLLPTPVTLSPAKNPGGVPESPASINGSPRSEEFVDGGGSSESHHRQDYIFNSKKRKMLPKWSEKVRISPERGLEGPQDDVYSWRKYGQKDILGAKFPRSYYRCTHRSTQNCWATKQVQRSDGDATVFEVTYRGTHTCSQAAITPPQKENTRLKPAITTTTTTTQKPKDLLQSLKSNLTVRTDGLDVDDGKDVFSFPDTPPFYTYGDFSHVESSPPIFDVGDWFNPTVDIDTTFPTFLNESIYY from the exons ATGGAAGGTAAAGATATGCTAAGTTGGGAACAAAAGACATTGCTAAGCGAACTTATTCTTGGACTTGATGCGGCCAAGAAGCTTCAGTCACGACTCGGAGAAGCTCCGGCTACGGCTGAGACGGACGAGATTCTGGTGAAGCAGATAGTTTCTACCTACGAGAGATCTCTTCTTCTGCTCAACTGGTCCTCCTCACCAACGACCGTACAACTTCTTCCGACGCCGGTTACTTTATCCCCGGCGAAAAATCCCGGCGGAGTTCCAGAATCACCGGCGTCGATTAACGGAAGTCCGAGAAGTGAAGAGTTCGTCGACGGAGGAGGTTCCAGCGAGAGTCATCATCGCCAAGATTACATTTTCAATTCAAAGAAAAG GAAGATGTTACCAAAATGGTCAGAAAAAGTAAGAATAAGTCCAGAGAGAGGCTTAGAAGGACCTCAAGATGATGTCTATAGCTGGAGAAAATATGGTCAGAAAGACATTTTGGGCGCAAAATTCCCAAGGAGTTACTACAGATGCACTCATCGTAGCACACAGAACTGTTGGGCTACGAAGCAAGTCCAGAGATCGGACGGTGACGCGACTGTTTTCGAAGTCACGTACAGAGGAACACACACCTGTTCTCAGGCGGCGATCACACCaccacaaaaagaaaacaccaGACTCAAACCAGccattactactactactactacgacCCAAAAGCCAAAGGACCTTCTCCAGAGTCTTAAATCCAACTTAACCGTTCGAACCGACGGGCTTGACGTCGACGATGGTAAAGACGTTTTCTCGTTCCCTGATACGCCACCGTTTTATACTTACGGCGATTTCTCCCACGTGGAGAGTTCTCCTCCCATCTTCGACGTTGGTGATTGGTTCAATCCAACGGTCGATATTGACACAACCTTCCCCACTTTTTTAAATGAGTCCATCtattattaa
- the LOC104731088 gene encoding protein trichome birefringence-like 24, with amino-acid sequence MKLKWRSVSMNHKNVLLIKLISAILITFFAFRLFILHSSEFSPIFASVTGKFEARLLPPDVLVPENEDLIPQDIEVEKCNLFAGKWIPDSLGPIYTNNSCGSLIDGHQDCITNGRPDSDFLYWKWKPHDCLLPRFDPLRFLQLMRHKSWAFIGDSISRNHVESLLCMLSTVEVPVEVYHDKEYKSKRWHFPLHNLTISNIWSPFLVQAAIFEDSNGVSTALVQLHLDKLDETWTSLMPSLDYAIISTGKWFLKSAIYHENAKPVGCHNCQEKPHLEELGFDYAYNATLRNVMDFLAGEGNSKGTIFFRTSTPDHFQNGEWHSGGTCKQTEPASDDEVEIKNVHKILKDIEIGQFKRAVREKTGQGYGNLKLLDFTGMLLTRPDGHPGAYRQFRPFDKDKNAKVQNDCLHWCLPGPFDYLNDVILETIVNG; translated from the exons ATGAAGCTCAAGTGGAGATCAGTCTCCATGAATCATAAGAATGTGCTTCTCATCAAGCTCATCTCCGCTATTCTCATAACTTTTTTCGCTTTCCGTCTCTTCATTCTACACTCCAGTGAGTTTTCTCCGATCTTTGCGTCGGTCACTGGAAAATTCGAAGCTCGGTTACTGCCGCCGGATGTTCTCGTGCCGGAAAACGAAGATCTAATTCCTCAGG ATATTGAAGTAGAGAAGTGTAATCTTTTCGCCGGGAAATGGATCCCAGACTCATTAGGACCAATCTACACAAACAACTCATGCGGTTCGCTCATCGACGGTCACCAAGACTGTATCACCAATGGCCGGCCTGACTCAGATTTTCTCTACTGGAAATGGAAGCCTCATGACTGTTTGTTACCACGTTTTGACCCTCTAAGATTTCTTCAACTTATGAGACATAAATCTTGGGCATTTATTGGTGACTCCATATCACGTAACCACGTTGAATCTCTACTTTGTATGCTCTCCACG GTTGAAGTACCGGTTGAAGTGTACCATGACAAGGAGTACAAATCCAAACGTTGGCATTTCCCTCTACATAACCTTACTATATCCAACATTTGGTCTCCATTTCTAGTTCAAGCCGCTATTTTCGAAGACTCAAACGGTGTCTCAACCGCTTTAGTTCAGCTACATCTTGATAAACTCGATGAGACATGGACCAGTCTCATGCCTAGCCTAGACTATGCCATTATCTCAACGGGTAAATGGTTTCTTAAATCCGCGATTTACCACGAAAATGCAAAACCAGTCGGTTGCCATAACTGTCAGGAGAAACCTCACTTGGAAGAGTTAGGATTCGACTATGCTTATAACGCAACGCTGAGGAACGTCATGGACTTCTTAGCTGGGGAAGGTAACTCTAAAGGCACGATCTTTTTCCGGACTTCGACTCCTGATCATTTCCAGAACGGGGAATGGCATAGCGGCGGGACATGTAAGCAAACAGAGCCGGCgagtgatgatgaagttgagaTTAAAAATGTACATAAGATACTAAAAGATATTGAGATTGGTCAGTTCAAGAGGGCGGTTAGAGAGAAGACGGGTCAGGGTTATGGAAATCTAAAGCTTTTGGATTTCACCGGGATGTTGTTGACCCGACCGGATGGTCATCCGGGTGCGTACCGACAGTTCAGACCGTTTGATAAAGACAAAAACGCAAAGGTACAGAACGATTGTCTACATTGGTGCTTGCCTGGTCCGTTTGATTACTTAAATGATGTTATATTGGAAACCATAGTAAATGGCTGA
- the LOC104731085 gene encoding probable polygalacturonase, giving the protein MWRLLASVLFFSCLIVSSLSLGDSEVTCSGIVPLRYRNDKISITDYGGVGDGRTVNTKAFRAAIYRIQHLKRRGGTLLYIPPGVYLTESFNLTSHMTLYLAKGAVIKAVQDTRNWPLIDPLPSYGRGRELPGGRYMSFIHGDGLRDVVITGQNGTIDGQGEVWWNLWRSRTLKYTRPNLIEFKDSKDIIISNVIFQNSPFWNIHPVYCSEVVIHHVTILAPQDSPNTDGIDPDSSVNVCIEDSYISTGDDLVAIKSGWDQYGIAYGRPSSNITIRRITGSSPFAGIAIGSETSGGIKNIVAEHITLSNMGVGVNIKTNIGRGGYIKNIKISNVYVDTAKYGIKIAGDTGDHPDANYNPNALPVVKGIHIKNVWGVNVRKAGSIQGLKGSPFTGICLSEINLHGSLNTYRTWKCSDVIGTSLKVSPSPCSELRTTGGSNFCSSAF; this is encoded by the exons ATGTGGAGACTCTTAGCTTcagttctcttcttctcatgTCTAATCGTTTCTTCGTTGTCGTTGGGTGATTCGGAGGTGACGTGTTCCGGTATAGTGCCGTTACGGTACCGGAACGATAAGATCTCGATAACAGACTACGGAGGTGTAGGGGATGGCCGGACGGTGAACACGAAGGCGTTTAGAGCGGCGATTTATAGGATTCAGCATCTGAAGAGGAGAGGAGGTACGCTTTTGTACATACCTCCCGGGGTGTATTTGACTGAGAGCTTCAATCTCACTAGCCATATGACTCTTTACTTGGCTAAAGGTGCTGTTATCAAAGCTGTTCAG GATACCCGGAATTGGCCATTGATTGATCCTTTGCCGTCTTATGGAAGAGGGAGGGAGTTACCAGGGGGACGCTATATGAGCTTTATTCATGGTGATGGTCTTCGTGATGTTGTCATCACTG GACAAAACGGGACAATAGACGGTCAAGGAGAAGTGTGGTGGAACTTGTGGCGCAGTAGAACGCTAAAGTACACAAGACCGAACCTAATCGAGTTCAAGGACTCTAAGGATATCATAATCTCCAAtgttattttccaaaattcaCCCTTCTGGAACATTCATCCAGTCTATTGCAG TGAGGTTGTCATACATCACGTCACCATCTTAGCTCCACAAGATTCGCCCAACACTGATGGAATCGATCCAG ATTCCAGTGTCAACGTCTGCATAGAAGACTCCTATATCTCAACAGGAGACGACCTTGTGGCCATCAAAAGCGGTTGGGATCAGTACGGAATCGCTTATGGCCGTCCAAGCTCAAACATAACGATACGACGCATCACAGGATCTTCCCCGTTCGCTGGTATCGCAATAGGAAGCGAAACATCAGGAGGAATCAAGAACATCGTAGCAGAACACATCACTCTATCCAATATGGGCGTTGGTGTCAACATCAAAACGAACATTGGTCGTGGAGGATAcatcaaaaacatcaaaatctcTAACGTCTACGTAGATACCGCAAAGTATGGGATCAAGATAGCCGGTGACACTGGAGATCACCCTGACGCGAATTATAATCCGAATGCTCTTCCAGTAGTTAAGGGAATACATATCAAGAACGTTTGGGGAGTTAACGTTCGAAAAGCTGGCTCTATTCAGGGACTGAAGGGTTCACCTTTTACAG GGATATGTTTGAGTGAGATTAATCTCCATGGAAGTTTGAATACGTATCGGACGTGGAAATGTTCAGATGTTATTGGGACATCACTGAAGGTCAGTCCTTCGCCGTGTTCGGAGCTGAGAACTACTGGAGGATCTAACTTTTGTTCTTCCGCATTCTGA
- the LOC104731090 gene encoding uncharacterized protein LOC104731090, which yields MSSRWDKSEKRCNKSSETVPIAEYNILKDKYESLVIENENLIQTLELLEKTHGLTVDEIVEKQGQELERKEEIAKLSNKYGEMQKKLETFEKDLEFIMSVDNDITEMMGGGEASGSARPAKKPKVDTKEDVIMLSDDEEGNQRETKGRHRNSSHQDPFISM from the exons ATGTCTAGTCGTTGGGACAAATCGGAGAAGAGGTGCAACAAATCTTCCGAAACTGTTCCAATTGCTGAGTACAATATTCTGAAAGACAAGTATGAGAGTCTGGTGATAGAGAACGAGAATCTCATCCAAACGCTTGAGCTTCTAGAGAAAACGCATGGTTTGACTGTTGATGAAATTGTGGAAAAGCAAGGACAAGAATTGGAGAGGAAGGAGGAGATTGCAAAGTTGAGCAACAAGTATGGTGAAATGCAGAAGAAGCTTGAGACCTTCGAAAAGGATCTCGAATTCATAATGTCTGTTGATAATGATATCACTGAGATGATGGGTGGTGGTGAGGCTTCAGGTAGTGCAAGACCTGCAAAGAAACCTAAGGTGGATACAAAAGAAG ATGTGATAATGcttagtgatgatgaagaaggaaatCAAAGAGAAACCAAAGGAAGGCACCGTAACTCATCGCATCAGGACCCTTTCATATCCATGTGA
- the LOC104731084 gene encoding uncharacterized protein LOC104731084, which yields MEMEMEFEMEFESPLVRLCIEEACKSGDAVERWRLQRRSLERLPPHLADALLRRLIQRRLLFPSLLEGFKHSVEKIDLRGESSINAEWMAYIGGFVNLLSLNLSDCLRINNSTLWPITGLSSLTELDLSRCMKVTDAGVKHLQSVVNLEKLWIPQTGVTEAGISLLASLKNLSLLDLGGLPVTDHNLISLRALTKLEYLDIWGSNVTNLGVVSILKFSNLSFLNLSWTSVTQTPNIPHLECLHMNKCDILSISKMHNFALASLKKLVLSGATFSAETEAFSFTNQSSITYLDVSNTPLQNFSFLATMINLEHLDLSSTAFGDDAVDFVACVGESLRNLNVSDTRITSDGVGNLAGHVPQLNTLSLSQTSVDDLSILFISTMMPCIKALDLSMTGIHGFIQQQTQQAEPSFAALPISIFFPVFIQQQTQQAEPSFAALQSLTSLEILSLEHPYLSDTALSPLSGLTGLTHLSLKSSSLTDSTLHHLSSLPNLVSLGVQDAVLTDNGLEKFSPPLRLRILDLKGCWLLSKEAIAGLCRRYPHIKVRHEFAHDSSSLDQNQPLPRSWPRQSFVTLASRRNNQRPESSVAVPRSFLDQRVKYRREVLVALQNSPLSQLLPREELVSSAPDIFS from the exons atggagatggagatggaatTCGAGATGGAGTTCGAGAGTCCGTTGGTGCGTTTATGCATAGAGGAAGCTTGTAAGAGCGGAGACGCGGTGGAACGATGGCGTTTACAGAGGCGGAGTCTTGAGAGGTTGCCTCCTCACCTTGCTGATGCTCTCCTCCGTCGTCTAATCCAGCGGCGACTTCTTTTCCCTTCGTTACTCGA AGGATTTAAACATTCTGTAGAGAAGATAGATCTCCGAGGCGAAAGCTCCATTAACGCTGAATGGATGGCTTACATTGGAGGCTTTGTTAATTTGTTGTCTCTAAATCTTTCAGATTGCCTGAGAATCAACAATTCTACCCTCTGGCCTATCACAG GATTAAGTAGCTTGACCGAGTTGGATCTTTCAAGATGTATGAAAGTTACAGATGCTGGTGTAAAGCATCTTCAATCTGTTGTAAACCTGGAAAAGTTGTGGATTCCACAGACGGGTGTTACGGAAGCTGGGATTTCTCTTCTTGCTTCACTTAAAAACTTGTCTCTTCTAGATTTGGGCGGCTTACCTGTAACTGATCACAACTTGATTTCTCTCCGG GCTCTGACAAAGCTAGAGTACCTTGACATCTGGGGAAGCAACGTAACCAACCTAGGAGTTGTGAGTATACTTAAGTTTTCAAACTTGAGCTTCCTCAATCTCTCGTGGACCAGCGTCACACAGACTCCGAACATACCGCACCTGGAATGCTTACACATGAACAAGTGCGACATTCTCTCCATATCAAAAATGCATAACTTCGCACTAGCTTCCTTGAAAAAGTTGGTTTTGTCCGGAGCTACTTTCAGTGCTGAAACCGAGGCCTTTTCCTTCACCAACCAAAGCTCGATAACCTACTTAGATGTTTCCAACACTCCCCTCCAAAACTTCAGCTTCTTAGCAACTATGATTAACCTGGAACATCTTGATCTGAGCTCCACAGCTTTCGGGGATGATGCTGTTGACTTTGTAGCATGTGTTGGCGAGAGTCTGAGGAATCTTAATGTCTCAGATACAAGAATCACTTCTGATGGGGTCGGGAATCTTGCGGGACATGTGCCGCAACTCAACACATTGTCTCTGTCCCAGACATCTGTCGACGATCTTTCCATCTTATTTATCAGCACCATGATGCCTTGTATTAAAGCCCTTGACTTGAGCATGACCGGGATCCATG gattTATCCAGCAACAAACTCAACAAGCAGAGCCGTCGTTTGCAGCACTAccgatctctattttttttccagtATTTATCCAGCAACAAACTCAACAAGCAGAGCCGTCGTTTGCAGCACTACAGTCTCTAACTTCCCTTGAAATCCTGAGTCTAGAACATCCATACCTGAGCGATACTGCTCTCTCTCCTTTAAGTGGTCTTACCGGATTAACACATTTGTCCCTAAAAAGCAGTTCCCTCACAGATTCCACTCTCCACCATCTCTCCTCTCTCCCAAACCTAGTCAGTCTCGGAGTCCAAGATGCAGTTTTAACCGACAATGGTCTCGAGAAGTTCAGCCCACCTTTAAGGCTGAGAATACTTGACCTCAAAGGTTGTTGGCTTTTAAGCAAAGAAGCTATCGCTGGTCTTTGCAGAAGGTACCCTCACATTAAAGTGAGGCATGAATTTGCACAtgactcttcttctctcgacCAAAATCAACCTCTTCCTCGCTCATGGCCTCGGCAGAGTTTCGTAACGTTGGCGAGTAGAAGGAACAACCAAAGGCCAGAGAGTTCTGTTGCTGTTCCTAGGAGTTTCTTAG ACCAGAGGGTGAAGTACAGAAGGGAAGTGTTGGTTGCTCTACAGAATTCGCCTTTGTCACAATTGCTTCCACGGGAAGAACTTGTCAGTAGTGCACCGGATATTTTTAGCTGA
- the LOC104731086 gene encoding LOW QUALITY PROTEIN: high mobility group B protein 6 (The sequence of the model RefSeq protein was modified relative to this genomic sequence to represent the inferred CDS: deleted 2 bases in 1 codon): MASTADPAPTKKPRNSRKALKQKNEIVETPPAPVSAKGKPAKSFEQELMEMQAMMEKMKIEKDKTEELLKEKDEILRKKEEELETRDAEQEKLKLELKKLQKMKEFKPNMTFACGQTSLTQAEQEKANKKKKKDCPETKRPSSSYVLWCKEQWAEIKKEHPEADFKETSNIIGAKWKSLSAEDKKPYEERYLVEKEAYLQVVAKEKREKEAMKLLVDDQKQKNAMELLDQYLNFVQEAEQDNKKKNKKEKDPRKPKHPVSAFLAYANERRAALREENKSVVEVAKITGEEWKWKNLSDKKKAPFEEVAKRNKETYLQEMEVYKRTKEEEALSQKKEEEELLKLHKQEALQLLKKKEKTDNLIKKEKETKKKKNENVDPNKPKKPASSYFLFSKDERKKLTEERPGTSNSTITALISVKWKELSEEEKQVYNGKAAKLMEAYKKELEAYNKSAAATTSS, translated from the exons ATGGCTTCAACCGCAGATCCAGCTCCGACGAAGAAACCGAGAAACAGTAGAAAGGCGTTGAAGCAAAAGAACGAGATCGTGGAGACGCCACCAGCGCCAGTCTCCGCCAAGGGGAAACCAGCGAAGTCGTTCGAGCAAGAGCTGATGGAGATGCAGGCGATGATGGAGAAAATGAAGATCGAGAAAGATAAGACGGAGGAGTTGCTTAAGGAGAAAGACGAGATCCTGagaaagaaggaggaggagcttgAGACCAGAGACGCTGAGCAGGAGAAGCTTAAGTTGGAGTTGAAGAAACTCCAGAAGATGAAGGAGTTCAAACCTAACATG aCTTTCGCTTGTGGTCAAACATCTCTCACACAGGCGGAGCAAGAAAAGgcgaataagaagaagaagaaggattgtCCTGAGACAAAGcgaccatcatcatcatacgTATTGTGGTGTAAAGAACAGTGGGCTGAAATCAAGAAGGAACACCCTGAGGCTGACTTCAAGGAGACTTCCAACATCATTGGTGCTAAATGGAAGTCTCTTAGTGCTGAAGATAAGAAGCCTTACGAGGAGAGGTACTTGGTTGAGAAGGAAGCTTACCTCCAGGTCGTTGCTAAGGAGAAGCGCGAGAAGGAAGCCATGAAGCTTCTGGTAGATGACCAGAAGCAGAAAAATGCAATGGAATTGCTTGATCAGTATCTCAACTTTGTCCAGGAAGCTGAACAggacaacaagaagaagaacaa GAAGGAGAAGGACCCTCGAAAGCCAAAACACCCTGTATCTGCCTTCCTGGCTTATGCAAACGAGAGGAGAGCTGCTTTACGTGAAGAAAACAAGAGCGTCGTGGAG GTTGCAAAGATAACTGGAGAAGAGTGGAAG TGGAAGAACTTGTCAGACAAAAAGAAGGCACCCTTTGAAGAG GTGGCAAAGAGGAACAAGGAGACGTACCTGCAAGAAATGGAGGTATACAAGAggacaaaggaagaagaagcactgagccagaagaaagaagaagaggaactcCTGAAACTCCACAAACAAGAAGCTCTTCAACTgctaaagaagaaggagaaaactgATAATCTGATTAAG AAGGAGAAagagaccaagaagaagaagaatgaaaatgTTGATCCTAACAAACCCAAGAAGCCTGCTTCTTCTTACTTTCTCTTCAG caAGGACGAGAGGAAGAAGCTGACTGAAGAACGTCCCGGGACAAGTAACTCTACCATCACCGCTCTGATTTCAGTGAAATGGAAG GAActgagtgaagaagagaagcaagTTTACAACGGGAAAGCCGCAAAATTGATGGAAGCATACAAAAAGGAACTTGAAGCTTACAACAAGTCTGCAGCAGCTACTACCAGTAGCTAG